One region of Tachysurus fulvidraco isolate hzauxx_2018 chromosome 9, HZAU_PFXX_2.0, whole genome shotgun sequence genomic DNA includes:
- the LOC113662363 gene encoding G-protein coupled receptor 6: MNESATANESVAGFPMTSWLEAGDFSGNNSLALSSSSLLLDFPINPWDIMLCLSGTVIACENAIVVAIIFYTPTLRTPMFVLIGSLATADLLAGVGLILNFAFQYLISSETVSLITVGFLVASFTASISSLLAITVDRYFSLYNALTYLSERTLHCVHLMLLGAWGASLCFGMLPVLGWNCVHDTASCSVVPPLTRTNVAMLAVAFFTIFVLMLGLYCKICKIVCRHAHQIALQRHFLAPSHYAATKKGVSTLAIVLGTFGASWLPFAIYCLVGEREDPPVYTYATLLPATYNSMINPIIYAYRNTEIQRSLYVLFCGNARTDVSYRSRSPSEV; the protein is encoded by the coding sequence ATGAATGAGAGCGCAACAGCAAACGAGAGCGTGGCAGGATTTCCCATGACCTCGTGGCTGGAAGCCGGAGACTTCAGCGGAAACAACAGCCTTGCGCTCTCCTCATCCTCTTTGCTTCTCGATTTTCCCATAAACCCATGGGACATTATGCTGTGCCTCTCTGGCACTGTGATTGCATGTGAGAACGCCATCGTTGTGGCGATCATATTTTACACGCCGACTCTGCGCACCCCGATGTTTGTGCTGATCGGCAGCCTTGCAACAGCCGACCTGCTAGCGGGAGTGGGACTGATTTTAAACTTTGCGTTCCAGTACTTGATCTCGTCGGAGACGGTCAGCCTGATCACGGTCGGTTTCCTAGTAGCCTCGTTCACAGCCTCGATTAGCAGTCTGCTGGCAATCACCGTGGACCGCTACTTCTCTCTGTACAACGCGCTCACGTACCTGTCGGAGAGAACGTTGCACTGTGTGCACTTGATGCTACTGGGCGCGTGGGGAGCGTCCTTGTGTTTCGGCATGCTGCCCGTGCTTGGCTGGAACTGCGTGCATGACACGGCCTCCTGCAGCGTCGTGCCCCCACTCACGCGCACCAACGTGGCAATGCTCGCCGTGGCCTTCTTCACCATTTTTGTCCTCATGCTTGGCCTCTACTGCAAGATCTGCAAGATTGTTTGCCGCCATGCGCACCAGATAGCACTTCAGCGCCACTTTCTCGCGCCGTCGCACTATGCCGCAACCAAGAAAGGAGTCTCTACGCTCGCCATCGTCCTTGGCACGTTTGGCGCGAGCTGGCTGCCTTTTGCCATCTACTGCTTGGTGGGCGAGCGCGAGGACCCACCTGTGTACACGTACGCTACGCTACTACCGGCCACCTACAACTCCATGATCAACCCGATCATATACGCATATCGCAACACCGAGATCCAGCGCTCGCTCTACGTGCTTTTCTGCGGCAATGCGCGCACCGACGTGTCCTATCGTTCCAGATCACCGAGCGAGGTCTAG